From the Streptomyces sp. NBC_00390 genome, the window GGCTGGGACTGCGGCAACGCGGGCGGCTGCGGTGACTACGGCGTCGGCGGCAAACGTCCGCTCCTGAACAAGAAGGGCTGGGTCCGCTCCACCCACCACCGCTACCCGGGCACCCGCACCGCCGTGTCCGCCGAGCCGGACGGCAGGCTCGCCGCGTACGGCGTGCTCGGGCTGCGCGCCGTGCGCTGGCGCGAGACCGGGCGCGGCACCGGGCGCTGGGGCGCTCCCGACGACCTCGGCGGCGGACCGCTCGCCCCGACCCTCGGCACGGCCGTGCTGGAGGACGGCCGCCAACTGCTGTTCGGGCTGCGGTTCGAGGCGATCAGCGGGCACGGCGGGCCCAACTCCCGCGAGATCGTGCTGCTGGAACAGCGTTCGGCGGGCGGCCCGTTCCTCGCGTGGAGAGGGCTCGGCAACCCGGAGCGGGTCGATGACCGGGGGCGGCGGATCGGCGTCCCCGTGGCGGCAACCGCTCCCGACGGCCGCGTGCACCTGTTCGTGCGCAACGCGGACAAGGGCGTCAGCACACGGGTCCGGGAGGCCGACGGCAGCTGGAGCGGCTGGCAGGACCTCGGCGGCGGCGAGACCCAGGACGCCCTGACGACCACGGTGGACACCGAGGGTCGTGTCCATGTCTTCGGCGCGGGCCGCACCGGCGTCCACCACTGGACGCAGAACCACCCCGGTGGTCCCCTGACGCACCGCCGGGACAGCGGGCTGCCGCTCGCCGTCGAGGCCCCCGCCGCGCTGCCGGCCCCGGACGGTTCGGTCCGGCTGTTCTACCGTTCGGAGCGGACGTGGCAGCCGGAGTTCCCTGATGACGGCCGCGGCACGGCCTCACCCGAGCTGACCGCGATCAGCGCCGACGGCGAGCAGTTGCCGGCCGTGCGCTTCGACGGATACGGGCCGGTCGTCGCGGCCGGCAGCCGGGAAGGATCCCTGCTGCTCGGCCGGGATCTGCGCGGCCGGATCCAACTGCACCACGCGGGGAAGCTGTTGACGCGTACGAACGGGCCCCTGGCGCTGGACGTGCCGGCCCTGCGGGTCACGACCGAGGGGGCGACCCTCGTCGGACTCGGCCCGGACGCGCACCCGTGGACCTGGGCGCCGCGGACCGGCGCCGCCGGCTGAGCAGGTACGGCGACACGACGAAGGGCCCCGCACCTCTCGGTGCGGGGCCCTTCTTGCAGCTCAGCGAGCTGCCAGGTCAAACGATCAGCAATTACTTGGTGATCTTGACGACCTGGCCGGCGCCGACGGTCCGGCCACCCTCACGGATGGCGAACTTCAGGCCCTCCTCCATGGCGACCGGCTGGATCAGCGCGACGGTCATGGAGGTGTTGTCGCCCGGCATGACCATCTCGGTGCCCTCGGGGAGGGTCACCACGCCGGTCACGTCCGTGGTACGGAAGTAGAACTGCGGGCGGTAGTTGTTGAAGAAGGGGGTGTGACGGCCACCCTCGTCCTTCGACAGGATGTAGGCCTGGGCCTCGAACTCGGTGTGCGGCGTGACCGAACCGGGCTTGATGATGACCTGGCCGCGCTCGACGTCCTCGCGCTTGATGCCACGGAGGAGCAGACCGACGTTCTCACCGGCCTGGCCCTCATCGAGCAGCTTGCGGAACATCTCGATGCCGGTGACCGTGGTGGTGGTCTTCTCCGGCTTGATACCGACGATGTCGACGGTCTCGTTGACCTTGAGGACACCACGCTCGATACGGCCGGTGACGACGGTGCCACGACCGGTGATCGTGAAGACGTCCTCGATCGGCATCAGGAACGGCTTGTCGACGTCACGCTCGGGCTGCGGGATCGCCTCGTCGACGGCGGCCATCAGGTTCAGGACCGACTGGCCCCACTCCTTGTCGCCCTCGAGCGCCTTGAGCGCCGAGACCTTGACGACCGGCAGGTCGTCGCCCGGGAACTCGTACTCGGAGAGGAGCTCACGCACCTCGAGCTCGACGAGCTCCAGGATCTCCTCGTCGTCCACCATGTCGGCCTTGTTCAGGGCGACGACGATGTACGGAACGCCGACCTGGCGGGCCAGGAGCACGTGCTCCTTGGTCTGCGGCATCGGGCCGTCGGTGGCGGCGACCACGAGGATGGCGCCGTCCATCTGGGCAGCACCGGTGATCATGTTCTTGATGTAGTCCGCGTGACCGGGGCAGTCGACGTGGGCGTAGTGACGCGACTCGGTCTGGTACTCGACGTGCGCGATGGAGATGGTGATACCACGCTGACGCTCTTCGGGCGCCTTGTCGATCTGGTCGAAGGCCGAGGCCTCGTTCAGGTCCGGGAACGCGTCATGCAGCACCTTGGTAATGGCGGCCGTGAGGGTCGTCTTACCGTGGTCGATGTGACCGATGGTGCCGATGTTGACGTGCGGCTTAGTCCGCTCGAACTTCGCCTTCGCCACTGGGGTCCTCCTGTGGAGTGGTTCTGTACGCCTTACTCATCGGCGCCAGGTGATCTTTGCTGGGATGCCGGGGCCCGGGGCATTCCATCCGGGAAACGGATGGAATGCCCCAGCAGGCTCCGGTGACAAGCCTAAAGCGTGTACTCGGGAGAGTTACTCGCCCTTGGCCTTCGCGATGATCTCCTCGGCGACGTTCCGGGGAACCTCGGCGTAGGAGTCGAACTGCATCGAGTAGCTTGCGCGACCCGAGGTCTTGCTGCGGAGGTCTCCGACGTAGCCGAACATCTCCGAGAGCGGCACCAGACCCTTGACGATCCGGGCGCCCATGCGCTCCTCCATGGCCTGAATCTGACCACGGCGGGAGTTGATGTCGCCGATGACCTCACCCATGTAGTCCTCGGGCGTGGTGACCTCAACGGCCATCATCGGCTCGAGGAGCACGGGCGAAGCCTTTCGCGCGGCCTCCTTGAAGGCCTGCGAACCGGCGATCTTGAACGCGAGCTCGGAGGAGTCGACCTCGTGGTAGCCACCGTCGAGAAGAATGACGCGGACGCCCGTCATCTCGTAGCCGGCCAGGATGCCGAACTGCATGGCCTCCTGCGCACCGGCGTCCACCGAAGGGATGTACTCCTTCGGGATACGGCCACCGGTGACCTTGTTCACGAACTCGTACGAGGCGTCGCCGCCCTCGATCGGCTCGATCGCGATCTGCACCTTGGCGAACTGACCGGTACCACCGGTCTGCTTCTTGTGCGTGTAGTCGTGACGCTCGACGCCCTTGCGGATCGTCTCGCGGTACGCGACCTGCGGCTTGCCGACGTTCGCCTCGACCTTGAACTCACGGCGCATACGGTCGACCAGCACCTCGAGGTGCAGCTCGCCCATGCCACCGATGATGGTCTGGCCGGTCTCCTCGTCCGAGTGGACCTGGAAGGAGGGGTCCTCCTCCGCGAGACGCTGGATGGCAACACCCAGCTTCTCCTGGTCACCCTTGGACTTGGGCTCGATCGCGACCTGGATGACCGGCGCCGGGAAGTCCATGGACTCCAGGATCACCGGGTTCTTGTCGTCGCTGAGCGTCTCACCCGTGGTGGTCTGCTTCAGGCCCATGACGGCGACGATGTCGCCGGCGCCCACCGACTCGATCTCCTCACGCTTGTTCGCGTGCATGCGGTAGATCTTGCCGATGCGCTCCTTCTTGCCCTTGACGGAGTTCAGCACCGCGGTGCCGGACTCCAGGCGGCCCGAGTAGACCCGGACGAAGGTGAGCTTGCCGAGGTGCGGGTCGCTCATGATCTTGAACGCCAGCGCCGACAGCGGCTCGTCGTCGGACGGCTTGCGCTTGACGACGACGTCCGCGTCCTTGACGTCGTGGCCCTCGATGGCCTCGACGTCCAGGGGGGAGGGCAGGTAGCGGATGACCGCGTCGAGCAGGGGCTGAACGCCCTTGTTCTTGAACGCGGTGCCACAGAACACGGGGGTGACCGTGATGTCCTTCGACTTGCCGGACGCGATGGTGATACGACGGATCGCGGCATACAGCTGCTCCTCGGAAGGCTCCTGGCCCTC encodes:
- a CDS encoding PIG-L family deacetylase, yielding MNDEAGLALPGNVRATQGQTSGGGQQSGAAPRPRAPRRRSVVAALTALLATGAAGAVTSCTVPAPRRGGPVADPAPGIPIAGSRRAQLMQFLAHPDDDLYFMNPDAQQMLDSGVPLVCVYVTAGEANGINRPPGQPKPAPDKNAYSSARHQGLRQAYATLLGLDKFTDWHKGVVALRGDQRAEINTLANGGRSVELIFLNLAMHTPDGRRLGIPSLWRDRGLQLPTVVADDSPARKAGSYDYDQLIDVLVGLLDRYRPTVVQTLDPDPDIQHSDEATRKRDSEQPGYSDHPDHTAVACFSWAALVHWVAESTQDGGEVPGFAATAFRGYYNRHWPKNLPPAVLDRKAANLVPYGGDAGWDCGNAGGCGDYGVGGKRPLLNKKGWVRSTHHRYPGTRTAVSAEPDGRLAAYGVLGLRAVRWRETGRGTGRWGAPDDLGGGPLAPTLGTAVLEDGRQLLFGLRFEAISGHGGPNSREIVLLEQRSAGGPFLAWRGLGNPERVDDRGRRIGVPVAATAPDGRVHLFVRNADKGVSTRVREADGSWSGWQDLGGGETQDALTTTVDTEGRVHVFGAGRTGVHHWTQNHPGGPLTHRRDSGLPLAVEAPAALPAPDGSVRLFYRSERTWQPEFPDDGRGTASPELTAISADGEQLPAVRFDGYGPVVAAGSREGSLLLGRDLRGRIQLHHAGKLLTRTNGPLALDVPALRVTTEGATLVGLGPDAHPWTWAPRTGAAG
- the tuf gene encoding elongation factor Tu; protein product: MAKAKFERTKPHVNIGTIGHIDHGKTTLTAAITKVLHDAFPDLNEASAFDQIDKAPEERQRGITISIAHVEYQTESRHYAHVDCPGHADYIKNMITGAAQMDGAILVVAATDGPMPQTKEHVLLARQVGVPYIVVALNKADMVDDEEILELVELEVRELLSEYEFPGDDLPVVKVSALKALEGDKEWGQSVLNLMAAVDEAIPQPERDVDKPFLMPIEDVFTITGRGTVVTGRIERGVLKVNETVDIVGIKPEKTTTTVTGIEMFRKLLDEGQAGENVGLLLRGIKREDVERGQVIIKPGSVTPHTEFEAQAYILSKDEGGRHTPFFNNYRPQFYFRTTDVTGVVTLPEGTEMVMPGDNTSMTVALIQPVAMEEGLKFAIREGGRTVGAGQVVKITK
- the fusA gene encoding elongation factor G, translating into MATTSLDLAKVRNIGIMAHIDAGKTTTTERILFYTGVSYKIGEVHDGAATMDWMEQEQERGITITSAATTCHWPLEDVDHTINIIDTPGHVDFTVEVERSLRVLDGAVTVFDGVAGVEPQSETVWRQADRYGVPRICFVNKLDRTGAEFHRCVDMIKDRLGATPIVMQLPIGAEADFKGVIDLVRMKALVWSAEAAKGEMYDVVDIPATHAEAAEEYRGKLVETVAENDEEIMELYLEGQEPSEEQLYAAIRRITIASGKSKDITVTPVFCGTAFKNKGVQPLLDAVIRYLPSPLDVEAIEGHDVKDADVVVKRKPSDDEPLSALAFKIMSDPHLGKLTFVRVYSGRLESGTAVLNSVKGKKERIGKIYRMHANKREEIESVGAGDIVAVMGLKQTTTGETLSDDKNPVILESMDFPAPVIQVAIEPKSKGDQEKLGVAIQRLAEEDPSFQVHSDEETGQTIIGGMGELHLEVLVDRMRREFKVEANVGKPQVAYRETIRKGVERHDYTHKKQTGGTGQFAKVQIAIEPIEGGDASYEFVNKVTGGRIPKEYIPSVDAGAQEAMQFGILAGYEMTGVRVILLDGGYHEVDSSELAFKIAGSQAFKEAARKASPVLLEPMMAVEVTTPEDYMGEVIGDINSRRGQIQAMEERMGARIVKGLVPLSEMFGYVGDLRSKTSGRASYSMQFDSYAEVPRNVAEEIIAKAKGE